From the Lathyrus oleraceus cultivar Zhongwan6 chromosome 3, CAAS_Psat_ZW6_1.0, whole genome shotgun sequence genome, the window TATCACATGGTTTTCACAAATAAGCTACCTTTTTCTCCTCGACTACGGGCGCAGCGGCAGCTGCACCACCGGCAGCAGCAACTGGGGCAGCGGCAACAGCTCCTGGGGCTCCACTACCAGCAGCACTAGCAATCAAATccttaatatttttcttctcaGCAAGTTTAACAAATAGGCTGGGCCAGTATGATTCGACATCAACCTTAGCACTTTTCAACAAAGTGGTGATATTGTCAGCCTATTTACAGCAAGTCAAGGTGCAACACATCGTActcaaaatcaaacaaaatgaAAAACCAAATCAAACCTCTTGAAAAACCCTAATTGAGTAAATCTATTTAAAAATAACATGAATTCAACAACACTAATTGATTTCAAAAACCCTAATTGCGTAAATTGAACTATAAACACTAGCTAGAATTAACAGAAAACTAAGATAATAAAGAAGGATACAGTGACGGCAATTTTATCATCTTCGAGGATGAGAAGTGCGTATGAGCAAGCAGTTTCTCCAAGCGACATTTTCACACTACAAATCAAAAAAAATCACGAGAGAATGCGAATCAAGATCTGAGAAAAACGATAGTTGAGTAACAAAAACAGAAGCATAATCGAAACCGAGAACTGTTACCGGAAATGGAATGAAACGAGAACGGAGACGACGGGAGAGTGAAGAGAATTCTGCAGCGCCGTAAATGTATTGATTTTAGGGTTTGAGGGTATAAAAGGTAGTGCCAATGGTAGTTCTTGGGCTTCTCCAGTTTTGGCCCATTTAAAAACTATAGATATGTAGCGGCAGAAGAGGTGTAGGTGGCAACTATGCTTATCTACTTAGAATCTATTTAGTCTTACAAAAACCAATAACTTAcaaataatttaatttaattttgtggtatttactttttataaaaaatgaaaataattatagtatattaattataattttataCAATTTTATGTTACTAAAACtattttatattttattgttTTCAAGTTGTTTTTTTTTATAGAAATGAATCATTAAATAGTGATGTGGAATACATGAGACAACTTTTTGTAATTAACccattaattatttttttatatcctataaataaataaataaaataattataattatttataaaaatgggatttttgttattaattgataataaaatatttttacattGTCAACCAATCACAGACGTGTATTCCGCCAAGTCACAcgtttaattttaaaatactgaTATGATATGGTATAATGTTATAATTTTATTGGATGATGGTCTAAAACTAATTTACACTAACAGTCCACTACCTTTAATCTCTTAAAAATATTCATTTTGATCCTTTAACTTTAAACAATAAATTTCATTTGTTCTATCGGAAATTTCAAAATCAGTATGTTTCGTAAATTATCAAATATATGTAATTTTGTACCGTGAACTTAAAAAAAAAATCGGTATTTCTGAAAACTTTGTCTTCAAAAATTTTACAATTTGTAGTACAATTGATCTGCATTTCCCTTGAAATTTCAGAATTTTCGATACttataaaaaaaaatcacatGAATTTTAGAATTTATGGTGAAATTAGAAAACAAATTAAAATTTCAGGAACTAATCTTATTTTTCTCCCCGTTTTTTGCAGTGAAATATAAAGTCAGGGACGATATTATTGCAGACAGAGCGATAGATAAAGCGGAAGATCAAGCTAAGACTGTTGAGGTTGAGTCTTCCCAGATACAGGTTGGACGAGTGGTTCCAACTGGTTCACACCATAAATAATTGGTTGAGCAGGGCAATTTCGCGCATCCAATAGCACCCGACGTAGAGCGGTGAGATCAGTCGAGCACCCCAGAGAAAATGTTAAGGTTGTTCATGCTCATGATGTGCTGGTTTAGGATGTCCATGACCCAGCAATCGAGATAGATGCGACACATGTTGGTGTTAAGGTTGCTGATTAGGTggctgtaacacctcaaaatttaccctcctctcttgggactagcttaacatattgcatatcattgtttaggtcattaggcattgcatattgcatatcatggggaaacattgtgcaagtcatcctcctaggtcttggtcagaagataaagaggtcaagattcaagctgagggtttcattggactgatcattaactatctgagggtggtggttcaaattagggtttcatgatttctcaaggagattggtcttgatcttggttgaaatgatacatcatcatcatcatggtcttgttatcatccagaagattcaagagattgatcagataccttgagattagggttttgaccactggtcaaccctaatcagctgaatcatctgcattgggccaatcagggcatggcaaggaggtggggtctacaatggatatggggatcatttcatgattgtattgagcttatggaagctaggggctcatcattgagccatttcatcaggagtttgaggctcaacttgatcagtgcacagccaaattcatctatcaattagaaaagtcaattgtggtcaactgtgcttgattttatggatttggaggtgggagagagttggatacacttcattcatgttgaaacaagtttcatttggcatttcaaacatcaagaatgaagaaaataaaatcaggagaaaagtttccaaaaaaagaaagtgacttgtaatgaaagtttccaaaaatggaaagtttttcacctcaaaattacatgtccaaaaaagcttcaaatgaaattttgttcaacatgaaagttgtagatcttgctctcacctttccaaaaagtccaagaacatgaaattctcatgtatggttgacaagttatggtccaatcattttccaaaaatgcctaaaatcaaagtggcataactttcacatggaatggccaaaatggatgatctttctttgagaaaaccccatttcacatgtaatttcatgatgcatggtcaaaattcataaaaaatggtcaaggcaaaaagtcattttttaagtggattcatttgtatttttggtgtaacatggtgaatttgagaaatacatggaatttgCACATGAGGCCTTTGCtaacacactccaaatgccagATAGAAATTGTTTGAGCTGTCATTTGCTGTCATATTGGTTAATTGGCAAAAGGACATTTTTGACATAGCACTTAAAAATGCAATTATGCTAATCACTTGATTTTTGGTAATTGTGATTAGCAAAATGGATTAAGCAGGGGTATATAtcactaatcataacagaaattgcaaatcacatttcattctccaagaatcgtaactgtttttccctccattttctctccAAATTCAcaaaaacttcatcacacatttttcaacatttttcatccaaatcttcatcaatttgcATCATTCTTCTTGGATCCATGTTCTACAAGACTTGTGGATGAACTGTTTTGCAAAAGCCATGCCAAAAGCTTGATAATCGTGGACTGTGGAAAGCTTGGTCTACTATGGTGTTTTGCTAATTCTTGCAACTAGAGTTGTTTTGAGCTAAGGCACGCGTTCTATTCACCTTCCTGACCAttaatctccatctgttttgacTTGTTGGACCTTGAAAGTGCCAAATCAACATCTGCCATCATCTACAAGGTAAAATTCGATTTCCTCCATTGCATGAATTATGATGTGGCTTCGGTAGGTCTTCCAATGTAGAGTAACATGATGCTTGTAATTTGTGATTTGATTAAGTATTGAGAGAGTAATcgtgatttgaagtttgatgtgcatTTCTATTTTCGATCGATCCCGttagtgtaacaccccaataaaaaataagataattatttgatttaaattaatattatatttattaatttagttaaataattggaatttttggattattattattattattttggaataataattattggaaaatatataagtgtgaagtaagggaaaagaatcccattttggtaaaaagagttttacgtgaaacagagaagcggctgaaaagtggaaagtggagaaagggcaaagaggaagagcaagggcaaaggttggagaagagaaaagcttagagcttagagattgccggattaactcaggtaagggggtttatcgtcgtttaatgggtattatgggttagcatgtaatgggtagtgataagccgtcgaattgaccctaattgggattatgaatgctagaaaattatgttggataaaattgtgtttaggctgtaattgaatctgtgtttgggttagttgtgaatttccgaacgtatagctttttacggaattggaatcggaggtccggaagtcctccaacggcggaaaatgcggagtattctgcattctgccttgtgttagcgcaggaacagcttctgtcttgcgttaaccggttaacccagggtgttaaccggttaacactgttatgtattctgaataattgctgttttgtctgcgttaaccggttaacccagggtgttaaccggttaacactgttaagttttgggcaggaagcgtgtttgtgctgcgttaaccggttaacccagggcgttaaccggttaacactgttgcagagtggaaaaattgttaattaaaatgttgtgtgcctaatttatggttgcctatatcggtgtgtgatatagtagggattatttcccgctgttttgagcagtataggtattagtagagtgtgttaatactgtgtttaattatttgacatgatatgatgtgttgatacatgtgttgatactgtatgatggtatgcataacgttgtgaatgtgtatgttatgcatgtgttgtgaatggactgttttatggcctagagagtgagcatcggtccattgtggattattgttgtgatgttgcattgctaggtgattagcgtgcataatgtggcctttatggtggtagctaattcccatggtgaggaattagtgatgttagtcatttggactgtttttttgatgtttgcatgctaggtgaattagcgtgcatagcatggcccttggggtggtagctaattcccatggtgaggaattagtgatgtgagtcactaggtctcaaatgagtgggactggtgagcttggtagccgtacctggatttggtcggtgaagttgaactatatgttcacaaatagtcggtaccgcatgcatggagtctcattgcataatatatgtgtagtgtataatatgaatggatgtattccaatgttatacgtgtgttgtgttggcattgagcatgagtatgaacTGTGTTGATcttgagtatgatgtttgagttgatgtgtcgttactgaatgtgtgatacgattagggtgattaatgtgttaaattacttaacatgacattatattctataatgcttattatatcgattgaggaactcacccttacaactatttttcaggtaacgagcagtgattgagtagaagctaatgcttggagtctagtgtagtctccttagtgggtcatgctctgatagatgtaacatcgggagggaacattttaattgtgttgttgatgtttgctgaaccagtttacatgtagtatgttacatgttttgaatgatcgatttgatctttatccgctgcgtattgtgcaatactttatgttttgagttaaataatgagcatgactaaatagtatgacgaatggtgcgaaatgaatgtgtgacacccttaattgcatgattactctgatttatatgttgttattttaattaaatatttggggtattttagaagggtgttacattagtggtatcagagcatagtcggtcgagtcgagtcgtaattattctgtttccccgtacgggataggtgttgtgtaaccctatcagtacttattatttagcttgttgggttttcagaatagagatggcgggaagaggtagagacgatgctgcgattgctgaggctctgggtatgctagctggagtacttggtgggaacccgaatgttgtgggaatgggagctgctcgtcaactgagtgagttccagaagaacaatcctccaatgttcaagggagcatacgatccagatggtgctcataagtggttgaaggagatcgagagaatcttccgagttactgagtgtgccgataaccagaatgtcaggttcggtacgcatatgctgtcagaagaagcagatgattggcgggttgctacccgcactgagttggaatctgctgggaatgctgagatcacttgggctgtgttcagagagagattcctgaggaagtattttccagaggatgttagaggaaagaaagagatagagttcttggaattgaagcagggcaatcggtctgttactgagtatgctgctaagttcacagagctgtcgaagtattacactccctatgatgaggctactggggaattttcgaaatgtgtgaagtttgagaacgggttacgtcccgagatcaagcaggctattgggtatcagcggattagagtgttttctgacttggttgactgttgcaggatttttgaacaagataccaaggccagagcggagagctatcagcaaagggttgataggaaaggcaagaatcagaatgatcgtgggaaaccgtatgcagctggcaaaggtttccagagacagagtgggatgaagaggcctagtgggggagactctagtgctcctgctaagtgttacagatgtggtcaggcgggacatcgtttccacgagtgtaccagtgcggagaagaagtgtttcaagtgtggtaaaggtggtcatttggctgcagagtgccggttgaagactttgacttgcttcaactgtggagaggtgggtcatatcagtccacagtgtcctaagccaaagaaggagaaccagtcgggaggcaaggtctttgctttatcgggttctgagacttttgcagacgatcgtttgatccgaggtacgtgttatattaatggctttcctcttgtagctattattgacaccggtgctactcattcctttatatctttggactgtgctgtgaaacttaagttagagatatctgagatgcatggaagtatggtgattgatactcctgcgaagggttcagtgactactacttcagtttgtttgaattgtcctttgagtatttttggtagagactttgggatagaccttgtgtgtcttccactagtgcagattgatgttattctgggtatgaactggttggtgtttaaccgagttcatatcaattgttttgataagactgtgacctttcctgagattgaagaaggaaagagtttgtttctatccgcgaggcaggtgaatgaggaagtagccgatggggcagagttgtttatgctgttagcgactatggaggctaaagataaactggtgatttgcgatctagccgtggtgtgtgattttcctgatgtgtttccggaagaagtgaatgaattaccgccagagcgtgaagttgaattctcgattgatttggtacctggtactagaccgatatcgatggctccgtaccgtatgtctgctgttgagttagctgaattgaagagtcagctggaagatctgttggataagaaatttattcgcccgagtgtgtcaccgtggggtgcaccagtgctattggttaagaagaaagaaggtactatgaggttgtgtgtggactacaggcaactgaataaagtgacgatcaagaatcagtatcctttgccgaggattgatgatttgatggatcagttggttggtgcgagtgtgttcagcaagatagatttgagatcgggatatcatcagatacgtgtgaaaactgaggatattcagaagactgctttcagaacaaggtatggacattatgagtattctgtaatgccttttggtgtgactaatgcgcctggagtattcatggagtatatgaataggattttccatccgtacctagacaagtttgttgtggtgtttattgatgacattttggtgtattcgaaatctgaagaagagcatgctgagcatttgagagtggttttagaagttctacgagaaaagaagttatttgctaaactatccaagtgtgaattttggttagaagaggttagttttcttggtcatgtgatttccagaggtggtgttgctgttgatccttctaagatagaagcggtgtctaagtgggaagctccgaagtctgttgctgagattcgaagtttccttggattggctggttactataggaaattcattgagggattttctaagttggcgttaccgttgacgatgttgactagaaaggggcaagcatttgtttgggactcaaagtgtgaagaaggtttccaagaggtaaagagaaggttaactattgctcctattctgatattaccgagttcgtcggaatcatttgaggtttactgtgatgcttcattgttgggtttgggtggtgtgttgatgcagaataagcaggttatagcttatgcttcgagacaactgaggattcatgaaaggaactatccgacacacgatttagagttggcagctgtggtatttgttctgaagttatggaggcattacttgtacgggtcaagatttgaggtttttagtgaccataagagtttaaagtatttgtttgatcagaaagagctgaatatgagacagaggagatggttagagtttctgaaggattatgactttggtttgaattaccatccgggtaaagcaaacgtagtggctgatgcattgagtcggaaatcattgcatatgtctatgttaatggttaaagaattggatttaattgagcagtttagagacttgagtttggtgtgtgagagtactcacaatagtgttaaattgggaatgttgaagttaacgagtggtattctggatgagattagagagggtcagaaatccgatgtgcttttggttgataagttgactttagtgaatcaaggtcaaggtggtgaattcagagttaatgagaatggtgttttgaaatttggtaatcgggtgtgtattccggatgttactgaacttaagaagagtattctggaggaaggacatcgtagtggcctgagtattcatcctggagctacgaagatgtatcatgatttgaaaaagttattttggtggccgggaatgaaaagagaaattgcgagttttgtttattcctatttgacttgtcagaagtcaaagattgagcatcagaagccgtctgggctaatgcaaccgttgactattccagagtggaagtgggatagtatcagtatggattttgtgtctggtttgccgaggacaattaagaattttgaagccatttgggtgattgttgacagattgacgaaatcggctcatttcattccgatcagaatggataatctgttagagagattagccgagttgtatattgagaagattgtaagtttgcatggtattccgtcaagtattgtttcggacagagatcctagatttacatcgaagttttgggaaggtttgcagaaggctttgggaactaagctga encodes:
- the LOC127132067 gene encoding 60S acidic ribosomal protein P1 translates to MSLGETACSYALLILEDDKIAVTADNITTLLKSAKVDVESYWPSLFVKLAEKKNIKDLIASAAGSGAPGAVAAAPVAAAGGAAAAAPVVEEKKEEPKEESDDDMGFSLFD